The Deinococcus sp. AJ005 genome includes a window with the following:
- a CDS encoding fatty acyl-CoA synthetase, translating into MSAHTALLDRARQDTLADALHRSVRRQPDELALTFAGRQWTYAALEQGANRVAHALLGAGLVKGDRVLAFGQNSDAYVLLWLACTRAGLVHVPVNYALRRTELGYLAGQCSPSAAFTDPALVPHLQEALDGPLNLRGTFHGGQDSDVLTWAQDGRLDSSPPDIELSGDDLAQLLYTSGTTALPKGAMMTHAALHAHYLSCLHDLDLSRDDVALAALPLYHSAQMHVFLMPGLLAGATCHLVTSPAPETVLPLLEGQGITSFFAPPTVWLGLLRHPEFRRRDLGRLNKLYYGASIMPTPVLQEIMAALPHAGFYNCYGQSELGPLATVLRPEEHRKRPASAGRPVLNVQSRVITPEMQDTAPGELGEIVHRSPQLLTGYWDKPEETRDAFEGGWFHSGDLGYLDDAGYLYVVDRVKDVINTGGVLVAGREVEEALFTHPAVSEVAVIALPDDAWIEAVTAVVVLRAGAAASAEELRAHARATLAPFKVPKQIHFVEELPRNTAGKILKRDLRERFAPRPDTAQAHEENP; encoded by the coding sequence GTGAGTGCCCACACTGCCCTGCTTGACCGGGCACGGCAAGACACCCTGGCCGACGCGCTGCACCGTTCGGTGCGCCGCCAGCCGGATGAACTGGCCCTGACCTTTGCCGGGCGGCAGTGGACCTACGCCGCGCTGGAACAGGGGGCCAACCGGGTGGCGCACGCGCTGCTGGGGGCGGGCCTCGTGAAGGGAGACCGGGTGCTGGCCTTCGGGCAGAACAGCGACGCCTACGTCCTGCTGTGGCTGGCCTGCACCCGCGCCGGACTGGTCCACGTGCCCGTGAATTACGCCCTGCGCCGCACCGAACTGGGCTATCTGGCCGGGCAGTGCAGCCCGTCGGCGGCTTTTACTGATCCCGCCCTGGTGCCGCATCTGCAAGAGGCGCTTGACGGCCCCCTGAACCTGCGGGGCACTTTCCACGGCGGCCAGGACAGCGACGTCCTCACCTGGGCACAGGACGGGCGCCTGGACTCCTCGCCGCCCGACATTGAACTGAGTGGCGATGACCTCGCCCAGTTGCTCTACACCTCCGGCACCACGGCGCTGCCCAAGGGGGCGATGATGACGCACGCCGCGCTGCATGCCCATTACCTGAGCTGCCTGCACGACCTCGACCTGTCGCGGGATGACGTGGCGCTGGCTGCCCTGCCGCTGTACCACTCGGCGCAGATGCACGTCTTCTTGATGCCGGGCCTGCTGGCGGGGGCCACCTGCCACCTGGTCACCTCGCCCGCGCCGGAAACGGTGCTGCCGCTGCTGGAAGGTCAGGGGATCACGTCCTTTTTCGCCCCGCCAACAGTGTGGCTGGGCCTGCTGCGGCACCCCGAATTCCGCCGCCGTGACCTGGGGCGCCTGAACAAGCTGTACTACGGCGCGTCCATTATGCCCACCCCTGTCCTGCAAGAAATCATGGCGGCCCTACCCCACGCGGGCTTTTACAACTGCTACGGCCAGAGCGAACTCGGCCCCCTGGCCACGGTGCTGAGGCCGGAGGAACATCGGAAGCGTCCCGCCTCTGCCGGGCGGCCCGTACTGAATGTGCAGAGCCGCGTGATCACGCCTGAGATGCAGGACACTGCCCCCGGCGAGTTGGGCGAGATCGTCCACCGCTCCCCGCAACTGCTGACCGGCTACTGGGACAAACCGGAGGAGACGCGGGATGCCTTTGAAGGTGGGTGGTTTCACTCGGGCGATCTGGGGTATCTGGACGACGCTGGCTATCTGTACGTGGTGGACCGCGTCAAGGACGTGATCAACACGGGCGGCGTGCTGGTGGCGGGCCGCGAGGTGGAAGAGGCGCTGTTTACCCACCCCGCCGTCTCGGAAGTTGCCGTGATCGCACTGCCCGACGACGCCTGGATCGAGGCCGTGACCGCCGTTGTGGTGCTGCGGGCCGGGGCCGCCGCCAGCGCCGAGGAGTTGCGCGCCCACGCCCGCGCGACCCTGGCCCCCTTCAAGGTGCCCAAACAAATCCATTTTGTGGAAGAGTTGCCCCGCAACACGGCGGGCAAGATTCTGAAGCGCGACCTGCGCGAACGGTTCGCACCGCGCCCCGACACGGCTCAGGCACACGAGGAGAACCCATGA
- a CDS encoding thiolase family protein: MREAVILEAVRTPYGKRGGAYREVRPDALLAFTLKGLLERAGLEAGKIEDVITGTVTQMGEQGANIGRLAVLLAGFPAEVPALSLNRMCGSGQQAVHFASQGVDAGDLGYAIGCGVESMTRVPMFSDIGGGFERLNPELLTAVDLIHQGESAERIAEKWGLTREMLDAFAAESHRRAAASRGLHAELLPAPGLDADGNAITVQHDEGVRGDIDPVKMAALKTPFREAGVVTAGNASQISDGAAAVLVGDREAAVADGLRPRARFRARVVVGDDPTMQLTGVIPATRKALKKAGMTLADIDWIEINEAFASVALAWTHELKADPARVNPWGGAVAHGHPLGASGAGLMAKMLTGLEATGGTFGLQTMCIGHGMATATIIERL, encoded by the coding sequence ATGAGAGAAGCGGTCATTCTGGAAGCCGTGCGCACGCCCTACGGCAAGCGGGGCGGAGCTTACCGCGAGGTGCGGCCCGACGCCCTGCTCGCCTTCACGCTGAAGGGACTGCTAGAGCGCGCGGGCCTGGAGGCGGGCAAAATCGAGGACGTGATCACCGGCACCGTCACACAAATGGGTGAGCAGGGCGCGAACATCGGGCGGCTGGCGGTGCTGCTGGCCGGGTTTCCCGCCGAGGTGCCGGCCCTGAGCCTGAACCGCATGTGCGGCAGCGGACAGCAGGCGGTGCATTTTGCGTCGCAGGGGGTGGACGCCGGGGACCTGGGCTACGCCATCGGCTGCGGCGTCGAGAGCATGACCCGCGTGCCGATGTTCAGCGACATCGGCGGCGGCTTCGAGCGCCTCAACCCCGAGCTGCTGACTGCTGTGGACCTCATCCACCAGGGGGAAAGCGCTGAGCGCATCGCCGAGAAGTGGGGCCTGACCCGCGAGATGCTCGACGCCTTTGCTGCCGAAAGCCACCGCCGGGCCGCCGCGTCGCGCGGGCTGCACGCCGAACTGCTGCCTGCACCTGGGCTGGACGCCGACGGAAACGCCATCACCGTTCAACACGACGAGGGCGTGCGCGGCGACATTGACCCGGTCAAGATGGCCGCCCTCAAGACACCGTTCCGGGAAGCCGGGGTGGTCACCGCCGGTAACGCCAGCCAGATCAGCGACGGGGCCGCCGCCGTGCTGGTGGGGGACCGGGAGGCGGCTGTCGCTGACGGCCTGCGCCCACGCGCCCGCTTCCGTGCCCGCGTGGTGGTGGGAGACGATCCCACCATGCAGCTCACGGGCGTTATTCCGGCCACCCGCAAGGCGCTGAAAAAGGCCGGGATGACCCTGGCCGACATCGACTGGATCGAGATCAACGAGGCCTTCGCCAGCGTGGCCCTGGCGTGGACGCACGAGCTGAAAGCCGATCCAGCCCGGGTCAATCCCTGGGGTGGGGCCGTGGCCCACGGCCATCCGCTGGGGGCCAGCGGGGCAGGATTGATGGCGAAGATGCTCACTGGTCTGGAAGCCACAGGCGGCACGTTCGGATTGCAGACCATGTGCATCGGCCACGGCATGGCCACCGCCACCATCATTGAACGCCTGTGA
- a CDS encoding S10 family peptidase — MNETPDRNDAPEEKKDAQHAARKPCDEVSVTRHSLNVNGRTLNYTATAGTMVLLEEKHAKNGEFEGNKGRASVFFVAYALDDQEATTRPVTFAYNGGPGSPSLWLHLGLLGPRRVVMGDAGGLTGPPYRLTDNEFTLLTDTDLVFIDPVSTGYSRVTEGENPGDFHGFQKDIESVGDFIRLWTTRAGRWLSPKFLLGESYGTLRSAGLSGYLQERHGMFLNGLMLISAILDYATVDTTPGHDLAYVTHFPTQAATAWYHGKLGERLPLETVLREAEAFADNEYASALHLGARLSPDVRLEIAQQYARLTGLSEQFVLNHDLRVPLSRFCKELLRDQGLTVGRLDSRFTGMDRERGGSSTDYDPSYAAIVGPYTATLNHYVRQELGFQSDLAYEVLSGRTRPWSNKDFENRHVRVSDTLRSAMHQNPHLKVLVAAGYYDFATPYWAMRHTFDHLQLDPGLRKNIREAYYEAGHMMYVHLPSLEQQYQDLSTFIKWAKT, encoded by the coding sequence ATGAACGAAACTCCTGACCGCAATGATGCACCAGAAGAGAAAAAAGACGCCCAGCACGCTGCTCGGAAGCCTTGTGATGAGGTGAGTGTCACCCGGCACAGCCTGAATGTAAACGGCAGGACCCTGAACTACACGGCCACGGCTGGAACGATGGTGCTGCTTGAGGAAAAGCACGCCAAGAACGGCGAATTTGAAGGCAACAAGGGGCGGGCCAGCGTCTTCTTCGTGGCCTACGCCCTGGACGATCAGGAGGCCACGACGCGCCCGGTGACTTTCGCCTACAACGGTGGGCCGGGCAGCCCATCCCTGTGGCTACATCTGGGTCTCCTGGGACCGCGCCGGGTGGTGATGGGAGACGCCGGTGGGCTGACCGGGCCACCCTATCGGCTCACGGACAACGAGTTCACGCTCCTGACGGACACGGACCTCGTGTTCATCGATCCAGTGAGTACAGGCTATTCCCGCGTGACCGAGGGAGAGAATCCGGGCGATTTCCACGGCTTCCAGAAAGACATCGAATCCGTGGGCGATTTTATCCGCCTGTGGACGACGCGGGCGGGCCGCTGGCTCAGCCCTAAATTCCTGCTGGGCGAGAGTTACGGCACGCTGCGTTCCGCTGGTCTGAGCGGTTACCTACAAGAGCGTCACGGCATGTTCCTGAATGGACTGATGCTGATCAGCGCCATCCTGGATTACGCCACGGTGGACACCACGCCGGGTCACGACCTGGCGTACGTCACCCATTTCCCAACACAGGCGGCCACCGCCTGGTACCACGGGAAGCTCGGCGAGCGCCTTCCCCTGGAGACGGTGCTGCGGGAAGCAGAGGCTTTTGCGGACAACGAGTATGCCAGCGCCCTGCACCTGGGGGCCCGCCTGTCGCCAGACGTCCGTCTCGAGATTGCCCAGCAGTATGCCCGGCTCACTGGCCTGAGCGAGCAGTTCGTCCTGAACCACGATCTGCGTGTTCCACTGTCGCGCTTCTGCAAGGAACTGCTGCGGGATCAGGGCCTGACCGTCGGGCGTCTCGACAGCCGTTTTACGGGCATGGACCGCGAGCGGGGTGGCAGCAGCACGGATTACGATCCAAGCTACGCGGCCATCGTGGGGCCTTACACAGCGACTCTGAACCATTACGTCCGTCAGGAACTGGGCTTCCAGTCTGATCTGGCGTATGAAGTCCTGTCGGGGCGGACCCGTCCGTGGAGCAACAAGGACTTCGAGAACCGGCACGTGCGGGTGTCGGACACCCTGAGAAGCGCCATGCACCAGAACCCCCATCTGAAAGTCCTGGTGGCTGCCGGTTATTACGACTTCGCCACACCGTACTGGGCCATGCGCCATACGTTCGATCACTTACAGCTTGATCCGGGCCTGCGAAAGAACATCCGAGAGGCCTACTACGAAGCGGGCCACATGATGTACGTGCATCTGCCCAGTCTGGAGCAGCAGTATCAGGACTTGAGCACCTTTATCAAGTGGGCGAAAACCTGA
- a CDS encoding sugar ABC transporter ATP-binding protein codes for MTTTPAVQFRGITKSFGPVEVLHGVSFEIRDAEIHALIGENGAGKSTLMKILGGYQAQTSGEIVLEGQPVTFRSSRDAEGRGVVLIHQEFNLADDLSVAQNIFLGRELGGALLNDAEMNRQGKAALTRLDVQLDPRVKVKDLSVPQKQLVEIAKALARDTRVLVMDEPTATLTNRETDVLFALIRRLRDDGVTILYISHKLNEVQELADSVTVLRDGAVVFSGPAAGKTPHDLANLMVGRELEEMFPDKGQPAEKEALHVEGLEVPGWAHDINFTLRVGEVLGFAGLVGSGRTELFEGLLGLRRHTVRQVRVAGRPTRIDSPGRAANAGVVYLSEDRKGKGLLVDFQLRPNLTLMTLEEYARPLLDIGAETRALEGAVKTYGIRTGRLDVPASALSGGNQQRLALARILEVDPDVIVLDEPTRGVDVGAKREIYLLIQALAAAGKGIIVISSELTELLGLCQRLLVVREGRVVGNLTGGELTEQEVIQYATGLKANSPALEAAPR; via the coding sequence GTGACAACCACGCCTGCCGTACAGTTCCGGGGGATCACAAAATCATTTGGTCCGGTAGAAGTCCTGCACGGCGTCAGTTTCGAAATTAGGGACGCCGAGATTCACGCTTTAATCGGCGAGAACGGCGCGGGCAAGAGTACGCTGATGAAGATTCTGGGCGGCTATCAGGCCCAGACCTCTGGCGAGATCGTACTGGAAGGACAGCCCGTGACCTTTCGCAGCAGCCGCGACGCCGAGGGCCGGGGCGTGGTGCTGATCCATCAGGAATTCAATCTGGCCGATGACCTGAGCGTGGCGCAGAACATTTTTCTGGGGCGGGAACTGGGCGGCGCGCTGCTGAACGATGCCGAGATGAACCGGCAGGGCAAGGCGGCACTGACTCGCCTGGATGTGCAGCTTGATCCCAGAGTCAAGGTCAAAGACCTGAGCGTGCCGCAAAAACAACTCGTCGAGATTGCCAAAGCGCTGGCTAGAGATACCCGCGTGCTGGTCATGGACGAGCCAACGGCCACCCTGACCAACCGCGAAACCGACGTGCTGTTCGCGTTGATCCGCCGTCTACGCGATGACGGCGTGACCATCCTCTACATCAGCCACAAACTGAATGAGGTGCAGGAACTGGCCGACTCGGTGACCGTCTTGCGCGACGGCGCGGTGGTGTTCAGCGGCCCGGCGGCGGGCAAAACCCCGCACGATCTGGCGAATTTGATGGTGGGCCGGGAACTGGAGGAAATGTTCCCGGACAAGGGGCAGCCCGCCGAGAAAGAGGCGCTGCATGTTGAGGGCCTGGAGGTTCCCGGCTGGGCGCACGACATCAATTTCACGCTGCGCGTGGGCGAGGTGCTGGGCTTCGCGGGACTGGTGGGTTCGGGCCGGACGGAGTTGTTCGAGGGGTTGCTGGGGCTGCGCCGCCACACGGTTCGTCAGGTGCGCGTGGCGGGCCGTCCCACCCGTATCGACAGCCCTGGCAGGGCGGCAAATGCGGGTGTCGTGTATCTCAGCGAGGACCGCAAGGGCAAGGGGCTTTTGGTGGACTTTCAACTGCGGCCTAACCTCACCTTGATGACGCTGGAGGAGTACGCGCGGCCCCTGCTGGACATCGGCGCGGAGACGCGGGCGCTGGAGGGGGCGGTCAAAACTTACGGCATCCGCACGGGGCGGCTGGACGTGCCCGCCAGCGCACTGTCCGGCGGCAATCAGCAGAGGCTGGCGCTGGCCCGCATTCTGGAAGTCGATCCCGACGTGATCGTGCTGGACGAGCCGACGCGCGGCGTGGATGTGGGGGCCAAGCGCGAGATCTACCTGCTGATTCAGGCGCTGGCGGCGGCGGGCAAGGGCATCATCGTCATTTCCAGCGAGCTGACCGAGTTGCTGGGCTTGTGCCAGCGCCTGCTGGTGGTGCGCGAGGGCCGCGTCGTCGGCAACCTGACAGGGGGCGAATTGACCGAGCAAGAAGTGATTCAGTACGCCACCGGATTAAAAGCCAATTCCCCTGCCCTGGAGGCTGCCCCCAGATGA
- a CDS encoding ABC transporter permease: MTEHSAETSKPARPPLLSRLGSLGPLLGLIALMIVATALNSDFLTVSNLSNVATRASFIGIIAVGATFVIISGGIDLSVGSMAALIAGSMILIMNALGAGGGGAGVIAIGMLCALLIGAGAGLLQGTFIARGRIEPFIVTLGTLGIYRAVLTYLSEGGSISLNNILSDAYSPVYYGKILGVPFPIIVFAVVALLGGLILNRTRYGRYVQAIGSNEQVARYAAVDVNRVKVITYMIQGICVALATLLYVPRLGSASPSTGILWELEAIAAVIIGGTALKGGSGRIWGTVVGAILLLSIENVLNLTSIISVYLNAAVQGVVIIVVAFLQRGKRS; this comes from the coding sequence ATGACCGAACATTCCGCCGAAACATCCAAGCCCGCCCGCCCGCCGCTGCTGTCCCGGCTGGGCAGCCTGGGGCCGCTGCTGGGGCTGATCGCCCTGATGATCGTGGCGACGGCACTCAACAGCGACTTCCTGACCGTCTCGAACCTGTCCAACGTGGCGACGCGCGCCTCATTTATCGGCATCATCGCGGTGGGGGCGACGTTCGTGATCATCTCCGGTGGGATTGATCTGTCGGTGGGTTCGATGGCCGCCCTGATCGCCGGTTCGATGATCCTGATCATGAACGCGCTGGGAGCTGGTGGCGGCGGGGCTGGCGTGATTGCCATCGGGATGCTGTGTGCGCTGCTCATCGGGGCTGGGGCGGGGCTGCTGCAAGGCACTTTTATCGCGCGCGGGCGTATCGAGCCGTTTATTGTGACGCTGGGAACGCTGGGTATCTACCGAGCCGTCCTGACCTACCTGTCAGAGGGTGGCAGCATCTCGCTCAACAACATCCTCAGCGACGCCTACAGCCCGGTGTATTACGGCAAGATTCTGGGCGTGCCGTTTCCGATCATCGTGTTCGCGGTGGTGGCACTGCTCGGCGGGCTGATCCTGAACCGCACCCGTTATGGCCGCTACGTGCAGGCCATCGGCAGCAATGAGCAGGTGGCGCGCTACGCCGCTGTGGATGTGAACCGCGTCAAGGTCATCACCTACATGATCCAGGGCATTTGCGTGGCGCTGGCCACCCTGCTGTACGTGCCCCGTCTGGGCAGCGCCAGCCCCAGCACCGGCATCCTCTGGGAACTGGAGGCGATTGCCGCCGTCATCATCGGCGGCACAGCCCTCAAAGGCGGCTCCGGGCGCATCTGGGGAACGGTGGTGGGCGCGATCTTGCTGCTGAGCATCGAGAACGTGTTGAACCTGACCTCGATCATCAGCGTGTACCTGAACGCCGCCGTG